The following DNA comes from Streptomyces sp. Ag109_O5-10.
TTCAGCTGCGCCGCCCGGCGCGGCGAACCGGTGCCGATGCGCGCCCCGCGCGGCAGGTCGGTGAACTTCAGCGCGTCCCGGGCGACGACCACGTCCCGCGGGTCCTCGCGCACCGGTACGGCCGCCAGCACCAGGTCGGCGGGCTGGGTGGTCGGGAGGTCCTTGAGCGAGTGAACCGCGAAGTCGACCTCGCCGCGCAGCAGCGCGTCCCGCAGGGCGGTCACGAAGACGCCCGTGCCACCGATCTGTGCGAGGTGCTCGCGGGAGGTGTCGCCGTACGTGGTGATCTCCACGAGTTCGACGGGCCGGCCGGTCACCCGGTGTACGGCCTCCGCCACCTGCCCGGACTGGGCCATGGCGAGTCTGGATCGCCTGGTCCCCAGCCGCAGTGGCTTCAGTGGATTGTCACTCATGCCGGTCGGTCCTTCTCGTCTGTGCTGTCCACGGCCCGGGAGACGGCGGCCACCGTCTCGGGGTCGAGGTCGAACAGGGTCCGCAGCGCGTCCGCGTACCCGGCGCCGCCGGGCTCGGCCGCGAGCTGCTTGACCCGTACGGTCGGCGCGTGCAGCAGCTTGTCGACGACCCGGTGCACGGCCTGCCGGATCTCGCCGCGCTGGCGTTCGTCCAGGTCGGGCAGGCGTCCGTCGAGCCGTGCGATCTCGCCCGCGACGACGTCGGCGGCCATCGTCCGCAGCGCCACCACGGTGGGCGTGATGTGCGCCGCCCGCTGGGCCGCGCCGAAGGCGGCGACCTCGTCCGAAACGATCCTCCGCACCTGGTCCACGTCGGCCGCCATCGGCGCGTCCGCGGACGCCTCCGCCAGCGACTCGATGTCGACCAGCCGCACCCCGGCCAGCCGGTGCGCGGCCGCGTCGATGTCGCGGGGCATGGCGAGGTCGAGGAGGAAGAGCGCGGGGGCGGGCCGGGCGAACCCGGCGACCGGCTCCGGCCTGCGCCGCTCCGGGATCCGGCCGACCCGGGCGGCGGCCGCGGCCAGCGCCCCGATCAGCTCGGCCTCGGCCTCGGGGCTCTCGGGCGCACGACGGCCGGTCTCCCGGATGTCGACGGTCCCGTTGTCCACCCAGGCCGCGTGCTGCTCCAGCTCCGCCGCGGCCATCCCGGCGACGGCGGCCTCGCCCATCACGGAGAAACCGCTCTGCTCGGCGGTGAGGTCGAGGGGGCAGTTCTCGTCGGCGGCGAGTCCGGCGGCGGCGGAGGGCGGCTGCTTCGGCGCCCGCCGTACGTCGATCTCGGCGACCGGCTCACCCGTGCGGCCCTCGACCGCCGCGGCGACGGCCTCCGCGGTCAGCACCACCCCCGTCGCCCCCGTGCAGGAGACGGCGACGTCGGCACGTGTCAGCTCGCCCGGCACCGCGTCCATCGGTACCGCGCGGGCCACCACGTCCGTGTCGTCGGCGTCGTTCAGGATCTGCGCGAGCCGTTCCGCACGGTCGTACGTGCGGTTCGCCACGACGATCTCCGCGACCCCCGCCCGCGCCAGCGTCGCCGCGGCCAGCGAGGACATCGATCCGGCGCCGATGACCAGCGCCTTCTTGCCCTTGGCCCAGTCCTCCACAGCGCCGCCGGCGGCCAGCTGCTCGAGGCCGAAGGTGACCAGGGACTGTCCGGCCCGGTCGATCCCGGTCTCGGAGTGGGCGCGTTTGCCGACCCTGAGCCCCTGCTGGAACAGGTCGTTCATCAGCCGCCCGGCGCTGTGCAGCTCCTGCGCGCGGGCCAGGGAGTCCTTGATCTGCCCGAGGATCTGCCCCTCGCCGACCACCATCGAGTCGAGCCCGCAGGCCACCGAGAACAGGTGGTGGACGGCACGGTCCTCGTAGTGCACGTAGAGATAGGGGGTGAGCTCGTCGAGTCCGACCCCGCTGTGCTGGGCGAGCAGCGTGGACAGCTCGGCGACCCCGGCGTGGAACTTGTCCACGTCGGCGTAGAGCTCGATGCGGTTGCAGGTGGCGAGGACCGCGGCCTCGGTGGCCGGCTCGGCGGCGACCGTGTCCTGGACCAGCTTGACCTGGGCGTCCGCGCCGAGGGCGGCCCGCTCCAGGACGCTGACGGGGGCACTGCGGTGGCTCAGCCCGACGACGAGCAGACTCATGCCGGCATCACGGCGGGTACGTCCCCGTCGGGTCCCTGCTCACCGGCGTCCTGGTGGGCGGCGGCCGGCGCGGCCGCGCTCTCGTGCTCCTCGCCCGCCTTGCGCTGCTCGTGGAAGGCGAGGATCTGCAGCTCGATGGAGAGGTCGACCTTGCGTACGTCGACGCCGTCCGGGACGGAGAGCACGGTCGGCGCGAAGTTCAGGATGGAGGTGACCCCGGCGGCCACCAGGCGGTCGCACACCTGCTGGGCGACGCCCGGCGGGGTGGTGATCACGCCGATGGAGACGCCGTTGTCGGAGATGATCTTCTCCAGGTCGTCGCTGTGCTGCACGGCGATCCCGGCGACCTGCCGTCCGGTCATCGCCGGGTCGGCGTCGATCAGGGCGGCGACCCGGAAGCCACGGGAGGCGAACCCGCCGTAGTTGGCCAGGGCGGCGCCCAGGTTTCCGATGCCGACGATCACGACCGGCCAGTCCTGGGTCAGGCCCAGCTCACGGGAGATCTGGTAGACGAGATACTCGACGTCGTAGCCGACACCGCGTGTTCCGTACGAACCCAGGTAGGAGAAGTCCTTGCGCAGCTTGGCGGAGTTGACTCCCGCGGCCGCGGCCAGTTCCTCCGAGGAGACCGTGGGGACCGAGCGCTCCGACAGTGCGGTCAGAGCGCGGAGGTACAGCGGAAGCCGGGCGACGGTGGCCTCGGGGATCCCTCGGCTGCGGGTCGCCGGTCGGTGAGTTCGGCCAGTTGCCACGGTGCTCCAACAGGTTGAGCGGGGCTGCGGACGGTCACACGTACCCAGACCGCCCCGTCGACAGCAGGCTATGTCTTTGTGAACGCGTGCACAAAGATGGTGTCCGATTTGCCCGGCCAACGTGACCGGGGTCACGCGCCCCCGGCGCAGCTGTCCGGAACCGGCGCACAAGCGCTCGCGCTCCCTCTCTATTGGGGGCAAAACCGTACACACTCCTCACGCATCCCGCCCCCGAGACCAAGCCGCCGTCGATCCTAAGCGACTTTTCCAGCCGGTTTGGACTAGTCGGTCAGTGCCTTGCGGAGCCGTTCCTCGTTCACGCGCCAGAAGGTGTGCTGTTCGCCGTCGACGAGTACCACGGGGATCTGTTCCCAGTAGAGATCGTGCAGTCGTGAATCCTGGGTGATGTCCTGCTGCTCCCAGGGCACTCCGAGGTCGCCGCACACCTTCTCGACCACGACCTGTGCGTCATCACACAGATGGCAGCCGGGTTTACGGATGAGGGTGACCGATCGCGCACTCGGCGCGGGCGCCTTCCGGCCAAAGAGGGGACTCATGACGTCCATTGTCCCGCCCCTGGGAGGGCATGTCCGCCGTCTTCTGCACGGGTTCTTCGCCTTGTTTAACGACCCGGTCGCGGAGAGTTCACACCGTGCCAACTCCCGTGACTCCGGAACTCCCGAACAGACTGGCTATGCTCACGACATGGCCGCTCTCGGATGGCTCACTCCCCGTAGGCGCTCCGCCACGGCGCGGAGCGTGTTGGCAGGCGAGGCCTCGGCGGAGGCCGCGCGCAAGAACCAGGAAGCGACGGCGCCCCTCGACGAGGCCGCGGAGCCGGACTTCCCGGTGCTCGGCGACGACAAGGCCGCCGCGTTCTTCGACCTGGACAACACCGTCATGCAGGGCGCCGCCATCTTCCACTTCGGCCGCGGCCTGTACAAACGGAAGTTCTTCGAGACCCGCGACCTCGCCCGGTTCGCCTGGCAGCAGGCGTGGTTCCGGCTGGCCGGCGTCGAGGACCCCGAGCACATGCAGGACGCCCGCGACTCGGCCCTCTCCATCGTCAAGGGCCACCGTGTCGCCGAGCTCCAGACCATCGGCGAGGAGATCTACGACGAGTACATGGCCGAGCGCATCTGGCCCGGCACCCGCGCCCTCGCCCAGGCCCACCTGGACGCGGGCCAGAAGGTGTGGCTCGTCACCGCGGCCCCGGTGGAGATCGCCGGCGTGATCGCCCGCCGGCTGGGCCTGACCGGCGCGCTGGGCACGGTCGCCGAGTCGGTGAACGGCGTCTACACCGGCAAGCTGGTCGGCGAGCCCCTGCACGGGCCCGCCAAGGCGGAGGCGGTACGCGCCCTGGCCGCCGCCGAGGGCCTCGACCTCTCCCGCTGCGCGGCCTACAGCGACTCGCACAACGACATCCCGATGCTCTCCCTGGTCGGCCACCCCTACGCCATCAACCCCGACACCAAGCTGCGCAAACACGCCCGCGAACTGGACTGGCGGCTGCGCGACTACCGCACGGGGCGCAAGGCGGCGAAGGTAGGCATCCCGGCGGCGGCCGGGGTCGGCGCGGTGGCCGGTGGCACCGCGGCCGCGATCGCGTTGAGCCGACGGCGTCGATAGTTCGGCGCCGACCGGGCAGGACATCGCCGTAGCACCGCGGCCCGTTCCCGCCTGCGCGTACGACGTGGCTGGTCACACAGCTCCCCGCGCCCCTCACCGGGCGCTGCCCAGCCGTGCCCTTTGAGCGGCACCCCCCGCCACGCGCCCCGAATTATCGCGCCGTCACCCCAACACGCCCCGCACATCGCCGAAACCCGCACGTTTTCGTTCAACAACCGGTCACTCTAGGGCTCTTGAGGCGGCTCCAAACGGTTACAGAAGCGACGCAATCGATGATTTGAGCAACTCGGTGTAGCAGTGCCTGCACGAAGCGTTATTCTCCTCAGACGCAAACCGGTTCCCCTCCGTCGCTACGACGGGTGAAAGGTTCCGTACTGCACGTGATGGAAGCTCTGCCTCTGGGAGTCCCGTGTACCCACACGTCGGGGTTGACGCCTCGGGCCTGGCTACGCTGCGCGCAACAGTCGCGACGGTCAAAGAGACGCTGCGCGGCCTTGTCCCGACCGCGTACGCCGTCCCCGCCTTCGCCACCGCCGCCCCCGTCGGCCCGTGCTACGCACTGGCCGACGGCATGGAACAGGTGCCGGCGCGCAGCGCCGTCGTCGAGGGCCGCCGGTCCGGCGACGGCCGGGGGGTGGGCAGACGCGGCCGCAGCACCGGTGCCGGCACCGGCACCACCACCCGCCGCCCGGCCGCGGACAGCGACAGCGCCCGGATGATGGACCTCGTGGAGCGCGCCCAGGCCGGCGAGGCCGACGCCTTCGGGCGCCTCTACGACCAGTACAGCGACACCGTGTACCGGTACATCTACTACCGCGTCGGCGGCAAGGCGACCGCCGAGGACCTGACCAGCGAGACGTTCCTGCGGGCGCTCAGAAGGATCGGCACCTTCACCTGGCAGGGCCGTGACTTCGGCGCCTGGCTGGTCACGATCGCCCGCAACCTGGTCGCCGACCACTTCAAGTCGAGCCGCTTCCGCCTGGAGGTCACCACCGGCGAGATGCTCGACGCCAACGAGGTCGAGCGCTCCCCCGAGGACTCCGTCCTGGAGTCCCTCTCCAACGCGGCCCTGCTCGACGCCGTACGACGCCTCAACCCCCAGCAGCAGGAGTGCGTGACGCTC
Coding sequences within:
- a CDS encoding glutamyl-tRNA reductase, with protein sequence MSLLVVGLSHRSAPVSVLERAALGADAQVKLVQDTVAAEPATEAAVLATCNRIELYADVDKFHAGVAELSTLLAQHSGVGLDELTPYLYVHYEDRAVHHLFSVACGLDSMVVGEGQILGQIKDSLARAQELHSAGRLMNDLFQQGLRVGKRAHSETGIDRAGQSLVTFGLEQLAAGGAVEDWAKGKKALVIGAGSMSSLAAATLARAGVAEIVVANRTYDRAERLAQILNDADDTDVVARAVPMDAVPGELTRADVAVSCTGATGVVLTAEAVAAAVEGRTGEPVAEIDVRRAPKQPPSAAAGLAADENCPLDLTAEQSGFSVMGEAAVAGMAAAELEQHAAWVDNGTVDIRETGRRAPESPEAEAELIGALAAAAARVGRIPERRRPEPVAGFARPAPALFLLDLAMPRDIDAAAHRLAGVRLVDIESLAEASADAPMAADVDQVRRIVSDEVAAFGAAQRAAHITPTVVALRTMAADVVAGEIARLDGRLPDLDERQRGEIRQAVHRVVDKLLHAPTVRVKQLAAEPGGAGYADALRTLFDLDPETVAAVSRAVDSTDEKDRPA
- a CDS encoding redox-sensing transcriptional repressor Rex: MATGRTHRPATRSRGIPEATVARLPLYLRALTALSERSVPTVSSEELAAAAGVNSAKLRKDFSYLGSYGTRGVGYDVEYLVYQISRELGLTQDWPVVIVGIGNLGAALANYGGFASRGFRVAALIDADPAMTGRQVAGIAVQHSDDLEKIISDNGVSIGVITTPPGVAQQVCDRLVAAGVTSILNFAPTVLSVPDGVDVRKVDLSIELQILAFHEQRKAGEEHESAAAPAAAHQDAGEQGPDGDVPAVMPA
- a CDS encoding glutaredoxin family protein, producing the protein MSPLFGRKAPAPSARSVTLIRKPGCHLCDDAQVVVEKVCGDLGVPWEQQDITQDSRLHDLYWEQIPVVLVDGEQHTFWRVNEERLRKALTD
- a CDS encoding HAD family phosphatase, giving the protein MAALGWLTPRRRSATARSVLAGEASAEAARKNQEATAPLDEAAEPDFPVLGDDKAAAFFDLDNTVMQGAAIFHFGRGLYKRKFFETRDLARFAWQQAWFRLAGVEDPEHMQDARDSALSIVKGHRVAELQTIGEEIYDEYMAERIWPGTRALAQAHLDAGQKVWLVTAAPVEIAGVIARRLGLTGALGTVAESVNGVYTGKLVGEPLHGPAKAEAVRALAAAEGLDLSRCAAYSDSHNDIPMLSLVGHPYAINPDTKLRKHARELDWRLRDYRTGRKAAKVGIPAAAGVGAVAGGTAAAIALSRRRR
- a CDS encoding ECF subfamily RNA polymerase sigma factor, BldN family, with translation MYPHVGVDASGLATLRATVATVKETLRGLVPTAYAVPAFATAAPVGPCYALADGMEQVPARSAVVEGRRSGDGRGVGRRGRSTGAGTGTTTRRPAADSDSARMMDLVERAQAGEADAFGRLYDQYSDTVYRYIYYRVGGKATAEDLTSETFLRALRRIGTFTWQGRDFGAWLVTIARNLVADHFKSSRFRLEVTTGEMLDANEVERSPEDSVLESLSNAALLDAVRRLNPQQQECVTLRFLQGLSVAETARVMGKNEGAIKTLQYRAVRTLARLLPDDAR